One Streptomyces sp. NBC_00554 DNA segment encodes these proteins:
- a CDS encoding transposase yields the protein MQTFLEEIFSPLHRAEQRRWARAYLRGLLHGTCRKTPRRMARAEALPPAAAQGLHQFINASPWDWAPVRGRLALRVAASTTPYAWTVAELIIPKRGEHSVGVHRRLDAGTGLTVNCQRAVGLFLAAGAHCFPVDWSLVLNDTWGRDRQRRLRARIPESETARPVGGHVLDLAADVVARPRLPAVPWVLDLTRCDDASGVLAGLARQRLDIVCEVDPGQIVFTGDSFPTVITVGELMEGRYARQPQVITRQAADGTIKAIPMHAYAGTVRLPRRSTGRDDSSVSYRILKLRAPDGRRAARYWITSLTDRSVEEVIAPVRSRAAVHTAVTALQKDFGALDFEGRSFPGWHHHMTMASAAYAFRNLPAGPGLAPVAPVPAAAAMAAS from the coding sequence ATGCAGACGTTCCTCGAGGAGATCTTCAGCCCGCTCCACCGGGCGGAACAACGCCGTTGGGCCCGGGCGTATCTACGGGGCCTGCTCCATGGCACCTGCCGGAAGACGCCACGGCGGATGGCGCGGGCCGAGGCGCTGCCGCCGGCCGCGGCACAGGGCCTGCACCAGTTCATCAACGCCAGCCCGTGGGACTGGGCGCCGGTCCGCGGCCGGCTCGCTCTGCGGGTCGCCGCGAGCACCACGCCGTACGCCTGGACCGTCGCCGAACTCATCATCCCCAAGCGCGGCGAGCACTCGGTGGGCGTGCACCGCCGCCTGGACGCCGGGACCGGACTGACCGTCAACTGCCAGCGCGCGGTGGGGCTGTTCCTGGCCGCGGGCGCCCACTGCTTCCCCGTGGACTGGAGTCTCGTACTGAACGACACCTGGGGCCGGGACCGGCAGCGCAGACTCCGGGCACGAATACCGGAGTCGGAGACCGCGCGTCCCGTCGGCGGCCATGTCCTCGACCTCGCCGCCGACGTCGTGGCGCGGCCCCGGCTGCCCGCCGTGCCCTGGGTGCTCGACCTGACGCGCTGCGACGACGCGAGCGGCGTCCTGGCCGGGCTGGCCAGGCAGCGGCTGGACATCGTCTGCGAGGTCGACCCCGGCCAGATCGTGTTCACCGGGGACAGCTTCCCGACGGTGATCACCGTGGGCGAGCTGATGGAGGGCCGGTACGCCCGGCAGCCGCAGGTGATCACGCGGCAGGCGGCGGACGGCACCATCAAGGCGATACCGATGCACGCCTACGCCGGGACCGTGCGCCTGCCGCGGCGCAGCACCGGCCGGGACGACAGCTCGGTCAGCTACCGCATCCTGAAGCTCCGTGCCCCGGACGGACGCCGGGCCGCCCGGTACTGGATCACCAGCCTCACGGACCGGAGCGTGGAGGAAGTCATCGCCCCGGTACGCAGCCGCGCCGCCGTCCACACGGCCGTCACCGCACTGCAGAAGGACTTCGGCGCCCTCGACTTCGAAGGCCGCTCCTTCCCCGGCTGGCACCACCACATGACCATGGCCTCGGCCGCGTACGCCTTCCGAAATCTCCCCGCCGGCCCAGGCCTGGCACCCGTGGCGCCGGTACCCGCCGCGGCGGCCATGGCCGCGAGCTGA
- a CDS encoding response regulator transcription factor, whose protein sequence is MSNVLVVEQDACTAEALMRDLRRQGYTTLSVDTGARALRIYRDADLVLLSLELPDIDGLEVCQSLRAESDIPMIAFTRIDEELERVLALRAGADDCVVKTWGFREIGARIEAVLRRTRPRSIISETISLRPLHIDPRTREVRVRDRIVDVTSKEFELLHLLAANPETVVTRKELMAKVWGSNWSRTSRTIDTHVSSLRAKLGSSGWIITVRGVGYRMGHAG, encoded by the coding sequence ATGAGCAACGTACTCGTGGTGGAGCAGGACGCCTGCACCGCCGAAGCCCTCATGCGTGATCTGCGCCGGCAGGGATACACCACACTCAGTGTCGACACCGGTGCGCGCGCCCTTCGCATCTACCGTGACGCCGATCTCGTCCTGCTCTCCCTGGAACTGCCCGATATCGACGGGCTGGAAGTGTGTCAGTCCTTACGGGCCGAGAGTGACATCCCCATGATCGCCTTCACGCGCATCGACGAGGAACTCGAACGGGTTCTCGCCCTCAGGGCGGGCGCGGACGACTGTGTCGTGAAAACCTGGGGATTCCGGGAAATAGGCGCCCGCATCGAGGCGGTGCTGCGCCGTACCCGGCCACGGTCGATCATTTCCGAGACCATTTCGCTGCGCCCGCTCCACATCGATCCGCGAACCCGGGAAGTGCGTGTGCGCGACCGGATAGTCGACGTCACGTCGAAGGAATTCGAGCTGCTTCATCTGCTGGCCGCCAATCCGGAAACCGTGGTGACCCGGAAGGAGTTGATGGCGAAGGTGTGGGGCAGCAACTGGTCACGGACGAGTCGCACCATCGACACGCACGTGAGCAGTCTGCGGGCGAAACTCGGATCCAGCGGATGGATCATCACGGTCCGCGGCGTCGGCTATCGAATGGGCCACGCCGGCTGA
- a CDS encoding arylmalonate decarboxylase — translation MDLFSLPRLGLVVPPENPTAEPEFNHLAGAGMNVFTARFPVTPGTELREMLETYNRVLPDTLGDFGELRLDAAVVACSASHYLLNPDGDRALCEELSERAGYRVASSTQAILALCEALGVARLTLVSPYQPWLTDTSRAFWERAGLKVDDVVLVPAARNQDGSEHYDPYRVTTREILRRIRERRVADGTALLFTGTGMGTLATLTELAREDPGRPMFSSNLASVWWARRALGDDTAAAHPLLRGLDDRMA, via the coding sequence ATGGACCTTTTTTCACTGCCCAGGCTCGGGCTCGTCGTCCCGCCGGAAAACCCCACCGCGGAACCGGAGTTCAACCACTTGGCCGGCGCCGGAATGAATGTGTTCACCGCGCGTTTCCCGGTGACGCCCGGCACGGAACTCAGGGAAATGCTGGAGACGTACAACCGCGTGCTCCCCGACACCCTCGGCGACTTCGGTGAACTGCGCCTGGACGCCGCCGTGGTGGCCTGCAGCGCTTCGCACTACCTGCTGAACCCCGACGGCGACCGGGCGCTGTGCGAGGAACTGTCGGAGCGTGCGGGCTATCGCGTGGCGTCCTCGACGCAGGCGATCCTCGCGCTGTGCGAGGCGCTCGGCGTGGCCCGCCTGACACTTGTCTCGCCCTACCAACCGTGGCTCACCGACACCTCCCGCGCCTTCTGGGAGCGGGCCGGGCTGAAGGTCGACGACGTGGTGCTCGTCCCGGCGGCGCGGAACCAGGACGGGAGCGAGCACTACGACCCGTACCGGGTGACCACGCGGGAGATCCTGCGGCGCATACGGGAACGCAGGGTCGCCGACGGCACCGCGCTGCTGTTCACCGGCACGGGCATGGGCACCCTCGCCACCCTCACGGAGCTCGCCCGCGAGGACCCCGGCCGCCCCATGTTCTCCTCGAACCTGGCGTCCGTCTGGTGGGCCCGGCGCGCACTGGGCGACGACACCGCCGCCGCCCACCCGCTGCTGCGGGGCCTGGACGACCGGATGGCGTGA
- a CDS encoding isopropylmalate synthase — MTTEVIPEEIPAQPRISDATLRDSAHMAGVEFGPKDAATIARLLVKTGIELVEVGMVSGPGSKDADLVLATHEAVGPERSMTLVVVRDRQQVAKALDEAERLGVRHIMYSIPTSEEHAKLKLGSSSPKFLQTLARSAITQAKERGFHVTFSGEDGARTPKERLVPYVAAGFEAGADRFRLAETVAYLSPWQMEKVIAGLTAIDGSEIEIHSHNMLGMAVANSLAAVRAGAQWISATVGGIGERGGNAPLAELLTSLRVIHGDTRFDLSHLTELSRVALKGAGLGEAFQSGPTTPHAFAYELPGQLNHPAAYETLPAELVGNARELRVRSRLTPALVKWALDGSGVFVDVEAFTPWLVGRQERADSPLLDRDAIRKAAIDFQAA, encoded by the coding sequence ATGACCACCGAAGTAATCCCCGAGGAAATACCGGCGCAGCCCCGCATTTCCGACGCGACCCTGCGGGATTCCGCGCACATGGCCGGCGTGGAGTTCGGCCCGAAGGACGCCGCGACCATCGCCCGGCTGCTGGTGAAGACCGGCATCGAGCTGGTCGAGGTGGGCATGGTGTCGGGACCGGGCTCGAAGGACGCCGATCTCGTCCTCGCCACCCATGAGGCCGTCGGCCCCGAGCGCAGCATGACGCTGGTCGTCGTGCGGGATCGCCAGCAGGTCGCCAAGGCCCTCGACGAGGCCGAGCGGCTGGGCGTACGCCACATCATGTACTCCATCCCCACCTCGGAGGAGCACGCCAAGCTGAAGCTCGGCTCGTCCAGCCCCAAGTTCCTGCAGACGCTGGCCCGTTCGGCGATCACGCAGGCCAAGGAGCGCGGCTTCCACGTCACCTTCAGCGGCGAGGACGGCGCCCGCACTCCGAAGGAGCGGCTCGTTCCCTATGTCGCCGCGGGCTTCGAGGCCGGGGCCGACCGGTTCCGGCTCGCGGAGACCGTCGCGTATCTGTCGCCCTGGCAGATGGAGAAGGTGATCGCCGGTCTCACCGCGATCGACGGCTCCGAGATCGAGATCCACTCCCACAACATGCTCGGCATGGCCGTGGCCAACTCCCTCGCCGCCGTCCGCGCGGGAGCCCAGTGGATCTCGGCGACCGTCGGCGGCATCGGCGAGCGCGGCGGCAACGCACCGCTGGCCGAGCTGCTCACCTCGCTGCGCGTCATCCACGGCGACACCCGCTTCGACCTGAGCCATCTCACCGAGCTGTCGCGTGTCGCGCTCAAGGGCGCCGGGCTCGGCGAGGCGTTCCAGTCCGGGCCGACCACACCGCACGCCTTCGCCTACGAGCTGCCCGGCCAGCTCAACCATCCGGCGGCGTACGAGACGCTGCCCGCCGAACTCGTCGGCAACGCCCGCGAGTTGCGGGTCCGCAGCCGCCTCACACCCGCGCTCGTCAAGTGGGCGCTCGACGGCTCGGGCGTCTTCGTCGACGTCGAGGCGTTCACACCGTGGCTGGTCGGCCGGCAGGAGCGCGCCGACAGCCCGCTGCTCGACCGGGACGCCATCCGCAAGGCCGCCATCGACTTCCAGGCCGCCTGA